CAGATTAATCCGGTAAAACAAATAAATGTACTCCTTTTTTTACAACAAAAGTAGAATCTTATTGCAGCCACACTATTTTCAATTTTACATAGCCATGATAGCAGCAGTCGCTCGACAAGGTGGTCATGGAAAAGATCAGCTCGGGCCATGAACTCTCTGTCATGAACAGTACATCCGACAACTTAGAGTAGCGCATAGAATACTCAACATCATTGCCATTATGCAATAAAGAAGCACGACCGGAATCAGGTGTGGCAAAATGTTTGTACAATAGAAGCATTCAATGAGAAAGAAGGAAGCACACACTGATATTAGTTGATACTAATATTTAGTAAGAGATTGTACAATAAAATTGCGCTAACGGAAGCAACACTAGCGAATGCTTGGATCGCATGCTAGTAGTGGTCAAAGCACACACTAGTAGTGGTtgaggcaaccactagtgttgctaaTGGTTGAACAGAATGTACAATAAAATAAGCACACACTTCAAATGGTTGAAGCAAAAATCCATGAAGATAGAAACATATGCAACAAATAAAAGTAGGAAGCATGCCTGATAGGAAGCAATTGCTTCTTTTTAAGAGTTTCTGTTATCACAACAAATATATGAATATGACACACAAAAGTATAAATTTTAATTGCAACCATGGTTGGATGAAGAAAGTTGTGCTTCACGAATAAAACAAGAATAAATCCAATAGCTAATATGAACATAGGCCGATGTGAATATAACCAGAAATATGAGTACGAGCTATTTCCAGGAAAGGAAACCAATTTGGCTAGCTGATATCTCAACAAGCTATCTGGGCTGAAGGAACATATGTACAATACTAATGAAGCATGGATATTTGGAAGCATCAGTGTCATGATATCTCAACATAACTTTACATAGTGGAAGCACTTTTTGTTTTGAAATGCGAAGCACATACTTTTGAAATTAGGAATTACCTACCAATACGTGAGTGCGCAATATGTGAGTGAGGTGGGGAGGGAGGAACCAGATAAACCATGATTTACGGATAGAGACACGGGAGTTATGGTGGGGTGGGTGCGTGGTAATCGGGAGGCTTGAACTGATATCTCCAGCGATATCTCGACCGACCGACCGACGGATGGTGTTGGAATAAACGGTGGGCAATCGGTCCGATGTTTCGTTTCCATCAGACGTCTGAACGTAAGTGTTTTTCTCATATAGTCCAACAATCCAATTCCACGCCAACTCGAACTCCAAGCACGCTTCGAACCAACCACAAAAGAAAAACAACAAGAGCACCAGCTGGCGCGGGTCACTGGTTTGTTGATCAACAACAACAAAAGGCACATGATGCATACTTATAAAACTTGAGCCCGCTCGTGCCTGTTTCTGTTCTACACTACGCTACACATTATACACCACATTGCACTTTCCCCTCTCCAACAACTCTTCCTCCAGTAGTAGGAGTAGTTATTAATTGTACGTAATAAACAAGGGTTATGCCCTGCTAAACTAAACCGGAAACGGCCAAGGAATGAGAACAAATTAACGCATGCCGAGCTCAGCAGCAACCACCACCCACGCCGCCTCCCTAATTAAAACCGGCGCCGGTGGCGATGAGCCGATGACCAACCCCCCGCCCGGAATGCTTAGCTCGGTAGGAAAAAACCGTCAACGGAAAATCCCAACCTCCACCGTGGAAAGAGGACGAGCGAGGCGGAGCAGTGGGGGAGACCGGGAGAGACTCTGCGCGTAGAGGAGGCGAGAGGAGAAAGAGAGATCCATCCAAAATACTCCTccgtctccacctccacctccacctccacgtaAAGCTAGCTGTATTCCTCTCCACCGTCGCCACCACCACCACGCACACTCCCCTCCCCTCACTCTCTCTCtaccttctctttctctctctctacctCTCGAGATCTGCCACGGACGCGGAATTCAGCTTGCTTCTCCCGTGAGGATGCCATCCTTACGGCGGCTCCCGCGCCGGGGGCTGCCGCCGCTGCTCCTCGTACTGCTCCCGATCCTgctcgccccctcctcctctcgcgCCGGCGTCCTCGCCGCTCCGGCCACCGCGAGGAGGCAGCTGCACCAGCCCTTCCTGCCGGACCCGtcctccgccgcgccgccgtcgcAGGCGCCGCCGGGCCCGGCGCCGCCCTTCTTCCCCACGCtgcaggcgccgccgccgccgccgggcacgCCCACCGCGCCGGAGCAGCCCACGTACCCCGCGCTCGTGCTCCCCAACCCCGGCACCCCCGCCGGGAGCGCCACGGCCGCGCCCTCCGACGGCGCCGGGGGCAACAAGTCGTCCAGGAGCTCCAAGCTCGTCCCGGCCATCCTGCTGCCGCTGCTCACCGTCGCCGTGCTCGGCCTCTCCATCGCCTTCTTCTTCAAGCGCCGCCGCACCAATGCCGGCCGCGGGGTCGGGGGCGGCTGCGTCGGCGGCGGGGAGAGCAAGTTCCTGCACCCGGAGCGGGCCAGCCTCTTCGCGCGCGACGAGTTCGGCGGGAGCGGCAGGGGCGCGCCGGCCACCACGGCCGCGTCCACGGCCCCGTCCGCCGAGTCCCTCTACGTGGGCACCCTGGCCGGCAGGGAGGACGGGAAGAGCAGCGACACCACCTCGTCCGGAGACGAGGTGTCCCGGAGCTCCGGCGGGTCGCCGGAGCTGCGCCCTCTGCCGCCGCTGGTGGGGCGGCAATGCGGGCCGGCCGGGTCGAGGAGCCCTGGCATCGGCGGGTCCTCCCCGTCGTCCGGGGACGAGGAATTCTACTCGCCGCGAGGATCGTCCAAGGCGTCGGGCTCGCAGCGGACGCTCGCCGCGGCGGTCCAGGCCGCCGTGGCCGCGCGCGACCGCTCCCGTACCCCCTCGCCGGGATCGGCTGTCAGCACGCCGTCGTACCCGTCTTCGCCCGGGGCGACCATGTCCCCTGCACCTTCCTCCCCGCCTCTCCTGTCCAGCCCCGGCCAGTCGTGCCGCCGCTCCGCCAAGGCAAGATCCGAGAGCGCGCGCGACGTCTTTGGCATGCCACCGACGCCTCCACCCCCACCTCCTCCGTTCGCGCCGACacttccaccgccgccgcctccccgccggaAACCACCGtccccatcgccaccgtcctctccACTCGTGAGCACGCCGCCAGCTCTCAGATCCGCCACCGACACCATCTCAAAAAACCCATTCACCCAGCCACCAGCCCCACCGACAAGCACGCGCGGGCAacctcctccgccaccgccgcctccaccgccgccgttgGGCTACTGGGAGAGCCGCGTTCGCAAGCCCGGCATGTCGAAAGAGGCCATGTCGCCGGCGCTGTCTCCGCCGCCCCAAGCCGCCAATTCCAGGAGCGTTCCACCCACCGACGCGTTCCCCGGGCGGCTGCAGGACAATGCGGACCATGGCGACAAGTCCGAGGAGACCACGCCGCGGCCGAAGCTGAAGCCCCTGCACTGGGACAAGGTTCGGGCCAGCTCCGACCGAGCCATGGTGTGGGATCAGCTCAAATCCAGCTCATTCCAGTGAGTGCCCTGCCAAATTTCCATCTTTTctcagtccaaactttgttcttcaTTGGTTTGCTGATCTATTTAGCTGAATTCTTGCAGGGTGAATGAGGAGATGATCGAGACGTTGTTCATCTGCAATCCGGCGAATGCGGCGCCGAAGGAGGCGACAAAGAGGCCGGCGTTGCCGACGCCCAAGGCGGAGAACAAGGTGCTGCTGGATCCAAAGAAGGCACAGAACATCGCCATCTTGCTGCGCGCTCTGAATGTTACCAAGGAGGAGGTCTGCGAAGCCCTCTGCGAAGGTGAACAAAGACTAAATTCCTAAATTTGAAATGCTTCCATCATTTCTTGATGAGCTCTATACCGCATTGTGTCGAGAATTTGAGATGTTTGGATCATCCAGCAGCCTTCACTACTATGCTTACCAATTTGCTATGTGCCTTCTCTACAGGTAACACGCAGAACTTCGGCGCAGATTTACTGGAGACCTTGCTAAAGATGGCTCCTACCAAGGAAGAGGAGATCAAGTTGAGAGAATTCAAAGAAGAGACATCTCCTATTAAGCTTGGCCCTTCCGAAAAGTTCCTTAAGGCGGTTCTTGATGTGCCTTTTGCTTTCAAAAGAGTAGACGCAATGCTTTATATTGCTAACTTTGAATCAGAGGTCAAGTACTTGAAGAACAACTTTGAGATCCTTGAGGTGAGCATCATTATTTTCCTAGCACCTCCACTTTTACTCGCCACCGCTGCTCTGTTTTATTACCTAAATGATCATTCTTCGTTTGACAGGCTGCTTGTGAGGAGCTTCGAAACAGCAGACTATTTCTGAAGCTACTGGAGGCCATTCTCAAGACTGGCAACAGGATGAATGTTGGCACAAATCGGGGCGATGCTCATGCGTTCAAGCTTGACACTCTACTCAAACTGGCTGATGTCAAAGGCACCGATGGCAAGACAACCCTTCTGCATTTCGTCGTGCAGGAGATCATCCGAACAGAGGGCTCCCGTCTCTCTGCCAGCAACCAATCAACGCCAAGAACTCTCGCGAACCCTCTCCGAGACGAGCTTGAGTGCAAAAAGCTCGGCCTCCAAGTGGTGGCTGGCCTCGGCAACGAGCTCAGCAGCGTCAAGAAGGCGGCGGCAATGGACTCCGACGTGCTAAGCAGCTACGTCGCGAAGCTCGCAGGAGGAATAGAGAAGATCACCGAGGTTTTGCGGTTGAATGAAGAGCTGAACACGAGGGACGACGCGTGGAGGTTCCATGACACGATGCAGAAgttcctgaagaaggccgacgacgaGATCCTCAGGGTTCAAGCTCAGGAGAGCGTCGCGCTGTCGCTCGTGAAGGAGATCACCGAGTACTTCCATGGCGACTCGGCGAAAGAGGAGGCCCATCCTTTCAGGATCTTCATGGTGGTCAGGGATTTCCTCTCGGTGCTCACTCAGGTGTGCAGGGAGGTCGGCAGGATCAATGACCGCACGATCGCCAGCTCCGTGCGCCATTTCCCGGTGCCCGTCAACCCGATGATGCCGCAGTTGTTCCCGAGGATCCACGCGTTGAGAGCTGGAATCTCCGACGACGAGAGCTCGGTCGCGTCGTCGCCCTGACCACCACTAGTCTGCCAATAGAATTTTTCTTGGATTATCAACGGGGAGACATGCCAGAGAGGGCGGGAACTACAGAAGGACAACTCAACAGGGTGGCAGCCGGGGCCAGAGCACCCCtggcaccggagcttcaaccaactAGCAGCGGCATCTATCCAACATGCCATATGGCCATGGCGTCGCCAAGCTCAGGTGAGTTGGAGGTAGCTGAGCACCCCCCTAACACCGTGCTCGACGACGCTCGACACCCGCACGCATGAACACCGATGGCGGCGGGCCTGTTCATCCCTTTTTTCCTGACTTTTTGTACCTGTAGAATATAGAATGTACAAGTTTTTGCAAATATTTATTCCGACATATAAGAAGGGACAAAAGGCTTTAGGTCAGACTTCAGAGGAGGAAAAATAAGCAAGCAgttcatgtatgtatgtatgtatgcggtCTCAAATTCTGTACATTAACATGGAAGAGTGGGTAAATCAGATGTCGAATTATTCGCCGCCCCGAGCAATGCTGTAAACAAATTTCAAATGCATGTTGAGTGGTGAAAATGCTGTCAAAAATTTCAAAACCTTGCTGAATCTGTACAGCTGCTTCTGTGTGGTAGCTGCTGAACTGGGATGCAGGTGAGAAAGAGAACAAAACAAGAGCATGAGAGTGAGAGTGAGACTGGTCTGGTGGTGGTGCCAAGAAACAGATAGCAGAGCACTCATCACGGTGTTTTGGCATCACATTTCCTGCCtgcacaaatggtccataggagtaCTACGACCATACACTAGCTGCTGTACCCACCAGCGCCACTACTAAGATGCAGCCAGAGACTTTTTACCAGAGCATAATCTGACAATACTTTCATCTGCAGTAGAAGAATGTTACTAGTATCCACTGCAGGGCAGAGCAGAAGTGCTGTAAACTTCAGAAGAACTTTATCTGCTGCAGAAAGAACCTGAGCAGTTCATTACGGTGAGTTCATTATGGGCCAAGAGGTGCAAGACACTGCAGCACTGAGCCATGCTTGCTTAGTGGTAGTAGAGCAGTGATAAGCCGGGCATTTCATGGCCATGTGCTGGGCTAAAACTATGGTTTTCCATGGGAGTATGTAGCATGGAGACGGCAAAGACCAGGGCGGGGTGGTGGTTCGGGTGGCCGCTATCGCCGGGTCCCCGTCGGCATGTGGGCGTCGCGCTGGACTGTATGGATGCTGCATTGTGATTGTGAGCATGCCAATGCCATGCACGCACGGCTCGTTTCACTGGCTGGGGCTGCCTTTCCTACCAAACTCCATTCTTGCCGTTTTTCACCACATGGCCCCCCTTTTGTCTCCTACGCTGGACGCCCATGCACCAAATTATTGGCACCCGATTGCCTGTAgaatgaatgatggctttgccttGGCCTTGGCCTAGAGGCACACGCATGGGCTTGGGCTGACTGGTTTGGCTTGGCTGAACAAGTTGGTGGCATAGGTCAAGAGGAGGCCATGATTGACACACATTTAAGAAGCACGGGCCAGCCAGggcgagggggaggaggaagagggtgAAGATGAGACTGCTGGAGATCGATCTGGCCGGGGTAGTGGCTGGAGTTGGAAGGTAGGGGAGGACCCAGCCATGGCACGCTTCTGGCCTGGGGCAGCAAGATTCTGTCTAAAGACCAAGTAAAAGGGCACGTAGGCGCTCGCATGATTTGGGAGGAGTGACCAACAGCAGCACAGTGTGGCAACTGCATGCAGTGGCCGGCACTTGAACCGCTGCCCCCAAATCTCGCAATGCCGCCGCCCGCCGGTGTTCTTCCATGTAGCACAATGCACATGCGGATGACTCGTGCTGCTCTGTCAGTGATGCATCCTAGTACGAATGCGCTGTAGGCTGTTGGCCAGAGCTCTTTCTTTCCAGGCACTTTGGGCGCTTTCGTTTGATCTGGACTCTTTTAGTTAGTTACTGCC
The Triticum dicoccoides isolate Atlit2015 ecotype Zavitan chromosome 3A, WEW_v2.0, whole genome shotgun sequence genome window above contains:
- the LOC119269864 gene encoding formin-like protein 1, which produces MPSLRRLPRRGLPPLLLVLLPILLAPSSSRAGVLAAPATARRQLHQPFLPDPSSAAPPSQAPPGPAPPFFPTLQAPPPPPGTPTAPEQPTYPALVLPNPGTPAGSATAAPSDGAGGNKSSRSSKLVPAILLPLLTVAVLGLSIAFFFKRRRTNAGRGVGGGCVGGGESKFLHPERASLFARDEFGGSGRGAPATTAASTAPSAESLYVGTLAGREDGKSSDTTSSGDEVSRSSGGSPELRPLPPLVGRQCGPAGSRSPGIGGSSPSSGDEEFYSPRGSSKASGSQRTLAAAVQAAVAARDRSRTPSPGSAVSTPSYPSSPGATMSPAPSSPPLLSSPGQSCRRSAKARSESARDVFGMPPTPPPPPPPFAPTLPPPPPPRRKPPSPSPPSSPLVSTPPALRSATDTISKNPFTQPPAPPTSTRGQPPPPPPPPPPPLGYWESRVRKPGMSKEAMSPALSPPPQAANSRSVPPTDAFPGRLQDNADHGDKSEETTPRPKLKPLHWDKVRASSDRAMVWDQLKSSSFQVNEEMIETLFICNPANAAPKEATKRPALPTPKAENKVLLDPKKAQNIAILLRALNVTKEEVCEALCEGNTQNFGADLLETLLKMAPTKEEEIKLREFKEETSPIKLGPSEKFLKAVLDVPFAFKRVDAMLYIANFESEVKYLKNNFEILEAACEELRNSRLFLKLLEAILKTGNRMNVGTNRGDAHAFKLDTLLKLADVKGTDGKTTLLHFVVQEIIRTEGSRLSASNQSTPRTLANPLRDELECKKLGLQVVAGLGNELSSVKKAAAMDSDVLSSYVAKLAGGIEKITEVLRLNEELNTRDDAWRFHDTMQKFLKKADDEILRVQAQESVALSLVKEITEYFHGDSAKEEAHPFRIFMVVRDFLSVLTQVCREVGRINDRTIASSVRHFPVPVNPMMPQLFPRIHALRAGISDDESSVASSP